One Vespa velutina chromosome 9, iVesVel2.1, whole genome shotgun sequence DNA segment encodes these proteins:
- the LOC124951797 gene encoding nucleoside diphosphate kinase: MFVCSLLTFIHFLCEYIMANAKERTFIMIKPDGVQRGLVGKIIQRFEEKGYKLVALKMVWPTEELLKNHYSDLSSKPFFPGLVKYMSSGPVVPMVWEGLNAVKTGRVMLGETDPKNSAPGTIRGDFCLQVGRNIIHGSDSVESANKEIKLWFGNTEKDSLIDWASWAEKWIYE; encoded by the exons ATGTTTGTGTGTTCTCTGCTGACCTTCATTCATTTCCTTTGCGAGTACATAATGGCCAACGCGAAAGAACGTACCTTCATCATGATTAAACCCGATGGAGTCCAACGTGGACTCGTCGGGAAAATCATTCAACGTTTTGAGGAAAAGGGTTACAAACTTGTAGCCCTTAAGATGGTTTGG CCTACCGAAGagcttttaaaaaatcattattctgATCTATCGTCCAAACCTTTCTTTCCTGGtcttgtaaaatatatgaGCTCTGGACCTGTTGTACCTatg gTATGGGAAGGCTTAAATGCTGTGAAAACTGGACGAGTAATGCTTGGAGAAACAGATCCAAAGAATTCAGCTCCAGGTACGATTCGTGGCGACTTTTGTCTTCAGGTTGGACGTAACATAATTCATGGTTCTGATTCGGTCGAATCTgctaataaagaaataaagttgtGGTTTGGAAATACGGAAAAGGATAGTTTGATAGATTGGGCATCTTGGGCTGAAAAATGGATCTATGAATAA
- the LOC124951798 gene encoding glyceraldehyde-3-phosphate dehydrogenase, testis-specific-like produces the protein MNEDLPSPNFIPPPTYYGYAPPPPPPPPPPPPPPPSLPPPLPPPLPPPLPPPLRQNVVIGAGFGSQPRLMICPYCGIQILSEVETEATVTTHAIAFFLCIMGFCCCAPIPYCIDDCLRKKHYCPSCKNFLGQSNN, from the exons atgaaTGAAGATTTACCATCACCTAATTTTATTCCTCCCCCTACTTATTACGGATatgcaccaccaccaccaccaccaccaccaccaccaccaccaccaccaccatcactgcCACCACCACTGCCACCACCACTGCCACCACCACTGCCACCACCACTACGAcaga atgTGGTGATTGGAGCAGGTTTTGGATCACAACCACGATTAATGATATGCCCATATTGTGgtatacaaatattaagtGAAGTGGAGACCGAAGCAACCGTTACGACACATGCAATagcattttttctttgcataATGGG aTTTTGTTGCTGCGCACCCATACCTTATTGTATAGATGATTgtttaagaaagaaacattattGTCCATCatgtaaaaatttcttagGACAATCTAACAATTGA
- the LOC124951799 gene encoding lipopolysaccharide-induced tumor necrosis factor-alpha factor-like — translation MSKDAPPPGFIPPPAYNLSGPPPPVPPQQHQNVIIVPGISFGSTTQQMTCPYCGSSISTCVESESNTKTHLFALILCLVGCWCCAPIPYCMDSCLIQKHYCPSCRAFLGQSSN, via the exons atgaGTAAAGATGCACCTCCACCTGGATTTATTCCACCTCCTGCATATAACTTAAGTGGTCCACCACCACCAGTACCACCACAACAACATCAGA aCGTGATAATCGTGCCTGGTATCTCTTTTGGATCAACTACACAACAAATGACATGCCCATATTGTGGAAGTAGCATATCCACTTGTGTGGAGAGTGAATCCAACACAAAGACACATTTATTTGCTCTGATACTTTGTCTTGTCGG atgtTGGTGTTGTGCACCCATACCCTATTGTATGGATAGTTGTTTAATACAGAAGCATTATTGTCCATCATGTAGAGCTTTCTTAGGACAATCTAGCAATTGA
- the LOC124951740 gene encoding mucin-21-like, with product MAKTSTGGGVSYGVVPEMRHSKSEDLLGAIPNSRSTSPTIGLLPSTASEDDLIAASALHESTDRHRHRVVVAAAAAAAAAAAIADTTRRLPPSSSTTSSSPSSSSSSSTKTPNKNNDNRSTLERARLDVIRQATVIRAERDALEKENETLKEKLRIGEDELGIERRRREEGVAALTRETITLRHAARHLRAATLHATSCRRRRRCSICLYTQRTFAEVDDYRDDGNLFKCLQAPLQDLCTWLRPNTTTTAGPSSRTPRTSSPLAEREIAYIDDSSVDSSGGGSTNGSSDSTTSSTTSNSSSNSASDDEAYPSTLVAAMSLSSANSNVPPTNRAFSSDSGFSSEVGDRRSRCFENGCSSTSSSSGCSKTRKISESLSCSEPDDQGTMGRGGGSSGGGGSGGRGGGGFTRSKWTSSFRKLLGRKLKSKSATTSNDGGGGGSSS from the exons ATGGCGAAAACTAGTACCGGTGGTGGTGTTTCTTACGGTGTTGTACCAGAGATGAGACATTCCAAGAGCGAGGATCTCCTTGGTGCTATACCAAATTCAAGATCGACGAGTCCAACCATCGGTTTATTACCTAGCACCGCTTCCGAGGATGATTTGATAGCTGCCAGTGCATTACACGAGTCAACcgatcgtcatcgtcatcgtgtTGTAGTTGCCGCGGCCGCGGCCGCAGCTGCCGCAGCCGCCATTGCCGATACCACCAGAAGGTTACCACCATCCTCCTCAACTACATCGTCATcgccatcgtcatcgtcatcgtcatccaCTAAGACAcctaataaaaacaatgacaATAGATCAACG CTCGAAAGGGCACGGCTGGATGTCATAAGACAGGCCACCGTCATTCGAGCTGAACGTGATGCCCTCgagaaagaa AACGAAACGTTGAAGGAGAAACTGCGTATCGGTGAAGACGAATTGGGTATAGAAAGACGTAGACGAGAGGAAGGAGTAGCAGCGCTCACTCGAGAGACTATAACGCTTAGGCACGCTGCACGACATCTTCGAGCAGCTACATTACATGCCACATCTTGCCGTCGTCGTAGAAGATGTTCCATTTGTCTTTATACCCAACGTACGTTCGCTGAGGTAGATGATTATCGAGATGA TGGGAATCTTTTCAAGTGCCTTCAAGCGCCCCTACAAGATTTGTGTACTTGGTTACGACCAAATACAACGACTACAGCAGGTCCATCGTCGCGCACACCAAGGACAAGTTCCCCATTGGCTGAACGAGAAATTGCTTACATCGATGACTCCAGCGTTGACAGTAGCGGTGGTGGTAGTACCAACGGTAGTAGCGATAGTACAACCAGTAGTACTACCAGTAACAGCAGTAGTAACAGTGCCTCCGATGATGAGGCATATCCAAGTACCTTAGTCGCTGCGATGTCATTATCATCGGCTAATTCTAATGTACCGCCTACAAATAGAGCATTTTCTTCTGACTCAgg gttttCCTCGGAAGTCGGTGATCGCAGGTCAAGGTGTTTCGAAAATGGCTGCAGCAGTACCAGCAGTAGCAGCGGCTGCAGCAAAACCAGAAAAATCAGCGAATCCCTCAGCTGTAGCGAACCGGACGATCAGGGTACGATGGGAAGAGgaggtggtagtagtggtggtggaggaagtggaggaagaggaggaggaggattcACACGTTCCAAGTGGACATCATCCTTCCGCAAATTGCTCGGACGTAAATTGAAATCAAAGTCAGCAACAACGTCgaatgatggtggtggtggaggatcATCATCGTGA